The window TCAAAGCATTCCAAAATTCAGATGAATTTGAAACCAAGGTATGTGTAACGGCACAACACCGTGAAATGTTGGACCAGGTTTTGGACTTTTTTGAGATAACTCCCGATTTTGATCTTGATTTAATGAAACCGGGACAAAACTTGTATGGTTTGACCGCAGCCATAATAACCAATATGCAGTCGGTTTTGGAATCCTATAAACCGGATTTTGTCTATGTACATGGAGATACCACCACCACTATGGGGTCGAGTATCGCAGGTTTTTATTCAGGGGCAAAGGTTTGTCATGTGGAAGCGGGGTTACGAACTTTTAACAAATGGGCACCCTTCCCAGAAGAAATCAATAGAAGGGTAACGGGTCATGTGGCCGATTTCCATTTTGCTCCGACTACGACCTCAAGTCAAAACTTACTGAATGAGGGCGTTGATAAAAAATCAATTTCGATTACCGGAAATACGGTAATCGATGCATTGCACGAAAGTGTGAAGCGGGTAAAAACATTGGACACCAAAGAGCTTAGTGAACTTAAGACAAAGGTTTCCTATGATAAAAAAATCATTTTGGTCACAGGCCATAGACGTGAAAATCATGGCCAGGGCTTTATCAATATTTGTCAAGCATTGAAGGAAATTGCAGAAAAATTTGACGATGTTGAAATAGTTTACCCAGTACACCTAAATCCAAAGGTTCAAAAACCGGTCTACGAATTACTGGGCGATATGGACAATATAAAATTGATCGATCCTTTGGCCTATCCTGAATTTGTTTGGTTAATGGATAAAAGCCATATAGTTATTACCGATAGTGGAGGTGTTCAGGAAGAGGCTCCGAGTTTAGGGAAACCAGTTTTGGTAATGAGGGATACCACCGAAAGGCCCGAAGCCGTTGAGGCAGGAACGGTGATTTTAGTGGGGACCGACAAGGAGAAAATTGTATCACATGCCGTTACTTTATTAACAGATAAAGATCAATATAAAATAATGAGTAAGCTTCACAACCCGTATGGCGATGGTAAAGCTTGTGAGCGTATTGTTGAATTCATGAAAAATCAAGAATAGTGTCAGAAAATAACGTAACCATGATGGGGTTGGGCTATATTGGCCTGCCCACTGCTGCTTTGATTGCAGGTAACGGGACCAAGGTACACGGAGTGGATGTTAATCCAAGGGTAGTGGATACCATTAATAGGGGTGAGGTACATATTGTAGAGCCAGATTTGGACGTAGCCGTTTCAAAAGCTGTATCAGAAGGTTTTCTAAAAGCCAGTCTTGAACCTAAACAAGCGGATACTTACCTTATTGTGGTACCAACACCGTTTAAAGAAAAGAATGAACCCGATATTTCTTATGTTGAAGCTGCGACCAAAGCTATATTACCACTATTAAAGGAGGGTGATTTGTATATCATAGAATCTACTTCCCCAATTGGCACAACTGAAAAAATGAGGGACCTAATTTTTGATCAACGTCCAGAACTTACGGATAAGATTCATATGGCCTATTGTCCAGAGCGCGTATTGCCCGGAAATGTTATGTACGAACTGGTGCACAATGATCGGGTGATTGGAGGTATAGATGCAGAATCAACTGAAAAGGCAGTTGCGTTTTATTCGGCATACGTGAAAGGCGAGTTGCACAAGACCAATGCACGTACTGCAGAAATGTGCAAACTGGTTGAAAATTCATCGCGAGATGTGCAGATCGCTTTCGCGAACGAACTTTCGCTAATATGCGACAAGGCAGATATCAATGTTTGGGAGCTGATAAAATTGGCCAATAAGCACCCTAGGGTGAATATACTACAACCAGGCTGTGGAGTAGGCGGACATTGCATTGCTGTAGACCCTTATTTTATTGTTTCCGATTATCCTATGGAATCCAAAATTATTGGTACCGCAAGGGAAATCAACAACTATAAGTCTTTTTGGTGCGCGGAAAAAGTGCAGAGTGAAAAACTAAAATTTGAACTGGAAAAAGGATATAAGCCCAAAGTTGCCCTTATGGGGCTGGCATTTAAGCCGAATATTGACGATTTACGGGAGTCTCCAGCAAAATATATTGTACAAAAAGTACTTCAAAACGTCAACAACGAAGAATATTTCATCGTTGAACCCAATATAGATTCCCACAATATTTTTAAGTTAACGGATTACAAAACCGCTTTCGAACATGCTGATATTATTGTGTACTTGGTAGCACATAATGAGTTTAAGGAACTACCCAAAAACACAGAGAAGCGTATATTGGATTTTTGCGGGGTTTTAGAAGCGAAATAGACATTACAAACTACAATCATGAACAATGTTTTAATTGTTTTGGCACAATCACTGGAGCAGCCTAGGATAGTTAAAAGGATAAACCAGAAAGCCAAGGAATATAAAAAAGTTCATGTATATGGTTTTACTAGAAATGTTCACTCTGTTCAAAATCATAAAGTCTTAGAGGAGAACGAAAACGTTGAGATTACAGTGGTTGGTCAGTTAAAGAACAACCAATATTTTCAAAGAGCTTCCATTTTTATTAAGTTATTACGACTTATTTATGCAAAATATGGTTTAAGGAAAAAATCGATCTATGTTTTTGGACTGGACCTTAGAGCTTTAAGTTTCCTTATAATCAATTCTGATGTGGATTATGAAATCAGTGACATAGTTTGGTTGTACTCAGGCAAAACTAAAAGAAAGTTGATGAGCTTTTTGGATAGGTTTCTTGCTCGTAGATCACGTAAGGTTGTATTTACGACCAAGAGTTTCTACGAGGGGTATTATAAAAAAAACGTTTCAGAGTCCCAATTGGTGGTCGAAGAAAATAAATTGGAAACCTACAATCGGGTGAGACCTATTGAAAAGATGAAATCCGACAAGCTTCGTATTGCCTACATCGGTGCTTTTAGGTACGCAGAAATAATTAAGGGTTTAACGGAGGTTGTGGCAGCGAATCAAAATATCATTTTAAATTTTTATGGAGCTACCCATGATGGCCCCATTATCCAAGGCATTAAAAAGGCGGTGAACGAAAATTCGAATATTTTTTACCACGGGCCTTTTAAAAACCCGGACGACCTAGAAAGAATTTATGGTGAAAACAACTTGAATTTTGTTGTTTACAACAATACCTTGGAAAATGAAAAAGTGGCAATGCCGAACAAATATTATGAGTCGGGTTTTTTTAATATCCCCATTGTTTGTGCAAATGACACCTATGTAGCCCAAAGGGTGTTGGAAAACAAAATGGGATGGACTATAGATACAGATAAAGAATCGATTTCAGATTTTCTGAATACAATTACCATGTCCGAATTGATGGATTGCCACGAAAGTATAAAGACATTGGATAAACAATATTTTGTAGTATAGTTAAATAATCAAAAGATGTTCAAAGACAAAACATTAATGATCACAGGGGGAACCGGATCTTTTGGAAATGCGGTACTAGATCGTTTTTTACAGACAGATATCGGTGAAATACGCATATTCAGTCGGGATGAAAAAAAGCAAGACGACATGCGTAATAGGCTCAAAAATCCAAAAATCAAGTTCTATATTGGCGATGTAAGGGATTTTAACAGTATCAATCATGCTATGAAAGGTGTGGACTATGTATTCCATGCAGCTGCATTAAAACAAGTCCCTTCATGCGAGTTCTTTCCCATAGAAGCTGCCAAAACCAACGTATTTGGCACACAGAATACCATAGATGCTGCCGTTGCCAATGGAATAAAACGAATTATTTGTTTAAGTACGGATAAGGCTGCATACCCCATTAATGCCATGGGTATAAGTAAGGCATTAATGGAAAAGGTTGCCGTTGCCGCTTCACGTAACATTCCGGGTGATGCCACTAAGGTCTGTTTAACACGCTATGGGAATGTAATGGCCTCACGGGGCTCTGTAATTCCATTGTTTGTAAACCAAATTAAAGGGGGCAATCCAATTACGGTGACAGACCCCAATATGACCCGTTTTTTGATGTCTTTGGAGGATGCGGTGGATTTGGTACTTTTCGCCTTCGAACATGGTAACCAAGGGGATTTATTTGTGAATAAGGCTCCCGCAAGTACCATTGGTGATTTGGCAGATGCCATAAAAGGGATATTTAATGCTGACAATGAAGTAAAGGTTATAGGAACTAGGCATGGTGAAAAATTGTACGAAACCCTTTGTACTCGAGAGGAAATGCAGAAAGCAGAGGATATGGGAGAGTTTTACAGGATTCCAGCGGATAACAGAGATTTGAATTATAGCAGGTATTTTTCTGAAGGGGAAAAGGATATTAGTGCTATTGAAGATTATCATTCGCACAATACCAAGCATTTAAACAACGACGAGTTAAAACGAACATTGCTGAATCTGGATTTTATCAAAGAACAGTTGAATGCAGAATAATCTTGTGATTGCGGGAGATAACTTTCAAGATGAAAGAGGAGAAATGCGTTTTTTTAACACGCTCAATATGAGTGAAATTGTGCGTTTTTACGAAATATTACCAGCAAATCAAGATATGATCAGAGGATGGCAGGGCCATCAGCATGAGAAAAAATGGTTTTATTGCGTATCGGGTAGTTTTATAATAAATATAATCGAAATCAATGATTTTAACAACCTTTCGGACGACTTGACTCCAACAAGAATTGAACTGGATGCATCAAATCCCAAAATCATTGCTGTTCCCGGAGGTTTTGTAACAGGCATAAAGGCATCGTCCAATTATGCTAGACTACAGGTGTTTTCGAACGCTGCTCTCAATAAATCAAAAGATGATGATTTTAGGTTCCCATTGGATCAATGGTCAGCCGAATGGTAAATTAGTAAGATGGAAAAACATAAAATTGGAATTACAGGTCAAGCAGGGTTTATCGGAAACCATCTATATACCACTTTGTCCTTAAGGCAGGATGTGGAATTGGTCAATTTTGAACGTTCCCTTTTTGAAAATATTGAAATGTTATCCAAGTTCGTTTCAGAATGCGATACCATAATCCATTTAGCGGCCATGAACCGGCACGAGGACCCTAAAGTGATCTATAATACCAATCTAAAATTGGTCGATGATTTAATCGCTGCTTGTGAAATATCCAAGGTTACACCACATATTATTTTTTCATCATCGTCACAAGAATTAAAGGACAACCTTTATGGGCAATCAAAAAAGGAGGGCAAAGAGAAGTTTATGGCATGGGCAGCGGAAACAGGAGGAAAGTTATCCTCCTTGACCATACCTAATGTATTTGGCCCGTTCGGGAGACCAAATTATAATTCCGTAGTGGCGACTTTTTGTCATAAGGTGGCAAACAATGAGAAACCGACTATTCTTAATGATGGTGAAGTTGGTTTGATATATATCAATGATCTGGTTCAAGTTTTTATTGACACTATTTTTGGCGACCAATCATCCAAACCCCTAAACAACAACAGTTTTGAAGTTGAAATTGAGCCCAACCATTACATTAAGGTCTCTAGGATATTGGAATTGTTGAACGGTTTTAAATCCAACTATATGGAAAAAGGAGTTTTTCCGAATTTGGAAGACCATTTCGAAAAGTCACTGTTCAACACCTTCAGGTGCTATATCCCAGAATCGCATTACCCCGTAAAATATACCAAACATACTGATCCAAGAGGTAGTTTTGTAGAGATTGCCAGAACCAGGACTTCTGGACAGTTTTCATTTTCCACCACTGTTCCTGGGATAACAAGGGGAAATCATTTTCATACCAGAAAGGCTGAACGCTTTGCTGTGATAAGTGGAAAGGCCAGGATTCAATTGCGCAAAATTGGAACCGATGAAGTCATCAATTATGATTTGGACGGTAAGGAACCTGCCTATGTGGATATGCCTATCTGGCATACCCATAATATAACCAATACAGGGGATGAAGAATTGATCACATTGTTTTGGATCAATGAACCCTATGATCCGGAGGATGCCGATACCTATTTTGAAAATGTTGAATAACAAACCATAAAACATTCATTTTGAAAAAGCTTAAAGTTTTAACCGTCGTCGGAACAAGACCAGAGATTATACGCTTGGCATGCGTTTTAAATGCTTTGGATGCCAACAAAGCCATTGAGCATACATTGGTGCATACAGGACAGAACTACGATTACGAGCTCAACGAAATATTCTTTGAAGATTTTGGTATCCGAAAACCCGATTACTTTTTGGGTGCCGCGGGAAAAAATGCTACCGAAACCGTCGGAAATATTCTAATCAAAATAGATCCGTTATTGGAGAAGATTGATCCGGACGCATTTTTGGTACTAGGGGATACCAACTCTTGTTTGTGCGCTATACCTGCTAAAAAACGAAAAATTCCTGTTTTCCATATGGAAGCAGGAAATCGTTGTTTTGATCAAAGAGTGCCAGAGGAAACCAATAGAAAAATAGTGGACCATGTGGCGGATATTAACCTAACCTATAGCGATATAGCACGAGAATATTTACTGCGTGAAGGACTTCCGCCCGATAGAGTTATAAAAACGGGTAGTCCAATGTTTGAGGTGTTAAATCAGTTCAAAAGTAAAATTGAAGCTTCTACTGTTTTGAAAGATCTTGGACTCGAAAAAGAGAAATATTTTGTCGTTTCCTCCCACCGTGAAGAAAATATCAGCAATCCAAAAAATTTCGAAGGATTGATAGAATCTTTGAATCAGATTGCCGAAAAATATGATTATCCAGTAATCGTATCGACCCATCCAAGGACACGGAATATGCTCGATTCCAAAAATGTGAAGACACATAAGAACATCCAGTTTTTAAAACCTTTAGGCTTTTCAGATTATAATGCACTGCAAATAAACTCCTTTGCAGTATTGTCGGACAGTGGAACAATCTCGGAAGAGTCTTCCATTTTAAACTTCAGGGCGTTAAATATAAGAGAGGCCCATGAGCGTCCCGAAGCTATGGAGGAGGCATCAGTGATGATGGTTGGACTGAATCCAGAAAGAATTTTGCAGGGCTTGACCGCATTGGAAGTGCAGGAAAGAAGTCCCAAAAGAAATTTCAGGGAGGTAACAGACTACACTATGCCCAACCTAAGTGAGAAAGTAGTTCGTATTATTATCTCTTATGTGGACTACATCAACCGAGTTGTTTGGTCGAAATAGTTTTCTATGAAGAAGAAAGTTCTTTTTTTGGCACTGGGATATCCCAATGTAGCAAAGTCCACCATTCTATATACGGACTTAATGCAGGAGTTTGGCGAGAAGGGTCACGATGTCTTGGTTGTAGCGCCCGCTTACGAAAAGGGTAATTATGGTTGTAGGGTAGAGGGTAATGTGAAAGTATTGCGGGTAAAAACCCTACCACTGTTTAAGGTGGGAGCCATAAAAAAAGGTATTGCAAACCTGTTACTGCCTTATCAATATAAGCGAGCCATAAAGAAAAACGGTAACCTGGACTTTGACCTGGTAATTTTACCTACACCACCTATTACCTTGTTTTCGGTAGCCTCTTGGTTAAAAGCTAAAACAAAAGCAAAAATCTACCTGATTTTACGGGATATTTTTCCCCAAAATGCTGTGGACCTAAAAATGATGAAAGAAGATGGTTTATTCCATCGGTATTTTAGAAAACAAGAGCTAAAGTTATATCAATTAGCCGATGCGATTGGGTGTATGTCGAAAGCGAACATTGCATATGTTGAAGAGCATAACCCAACTCTTGATCGTTCAAAATTACATTTATTGCCAAATTGGGAAAAAATACCAGCTCCCATTTCTAAAGATGGAATTGAAGAGGTCAGTTCCAAATTGGGTGTTTCGGACAAATTCATGGCCATTTTTGGTGGAAACTTGGGTAAACCACAACAGTTGGAGAACATTGTTCAGTTGGCAAAAAGCTGTGAAGATATCGATGATGTTTTCTTTTTGATTTTGGGGAGCGGCACGGAGAGTGAACGCGTACGAGAATTGATTTCGAAAAATAATCTTACCAACATAAGGTTGGTGGACCGTGTTCCCAAAAAAGAATATGTTCAGATCTTGGCTGCGACGGATGTTGGACTTATTTCGTTAAGTGAAAAATTTACCATACCTAATTTTCCGTCTAAGGTGCTAACCTATTTTGGTCTTAAAAAGCCTGTGTTGGCATCATTGGATTTAAGCACAGACTTTGGACAGATGTTGGATGAGACTAAATCTGGTCTATGGTCCAAAGCTGGAGATATTGATGCCTTTAAAAAGAATTTGTTGTGGATGTACAATAACAGGGAGAAGGCCATGAAAATGGGACAAAACGGATATGATTACATGAAAAACCATTTAACACCGGAGAAGGCCTATAACACCATAATGGAAAACACATAGGTATAGCGGCTGGATAAACAAGGTAAAAGCCTGCTCATTAAAGCAGGCTTTTTGCTATTTGAAAATTTAAACAACTTAAATAAAATCGTGGAACTGATTACCTTTTGCCTATTTGATAATAGATAAAGCCAAGGTTTTCCAGCCTTTCTGCGTCAAATTGATTTCTTCCATCAAAAATGACAGGTTCTTTTAATGTAGACTTCATTTCTCCAAAATCAGGGGAGCGAAATTCTTTCCATTCTGTCAGTAACAATAATGCGTCAGCTTCTTTCAACGCTTCATATTTAGAATCGGCATAGGTTAACCCTTCAACATCTTTTAAATAGAAGGATTTCGCTTCATGTATGGCCTTAGGATCGTAAGCCTGTATTTTTGCTCCAAGAGCGGTTAATTTTTTAATGATATAAATGGATGGTGCTTCTCTCATATCGTCCGTTCCTGGCTTGAATGAAAGACCCCATATAGCAAAGGTTTTTCCAGAAAGATCCTTGCCAAAATGATTGATTACTTTGTCAGCTATAACAAATTTTTGTCTATCATTTACATCTTCTACGGCATTGAGCAATTGTGCTTCATATCCGTTTTGTTCGGCGGTTTTTTTAAGGGCTTTTACATCTTTTGGAAAACAAGACCCACCATATCCGCTTCCTGGGTAGATAAAACTATATCCAATACGGCTATCCGAACCGATGCCGATTCGCACCTTATTCACATCGGCCCCGACTAATTCACAAATATTGGCCACTTCGTTCATAAAAGATATTTTGGTGGCGAGCATGGCATTTGCGACGTATTTTGTCATTTCCGCAGAACGCACATCCATTACCAACATACGGTCCATGCTACTTCTAAAGAAAGGGGCATACAATCTGCGCATGGTTTCGGCTGTTTTTTTGTCTTCAGTACCAACAACGACACGATCTGGTTTCATGAAGTCACTGATGGCATCCCCTTCTTTAAGGAACTCAGGATTGGAAACAACATGGAATTCTATGTTTTCGCCTCTGTTGGCAAGTTCTTTGGCAATTGCAGATTTAACTTTGTCGGCAGTTCCAACAGGAACTGTGGATTTATCCACAACAATCAATGGTGTGGTCATATGTTGACCAATTTCTTTGGCCACTTGAAGAACGTATTGCAAGTCTGCAGACCCATCCTCTCCCATTGGTGTGCCCACCGCGATAAAAACCATGTCACAATCGTGTAGACACTCTTTTAATTGCGTTTGAAAATGTAGAGTTTTATTGGCAACATTGCGTACGACCATGGGTTCAAGGCCAGGTTCGTAAATGGGAACAATCCCATTTTTTAAGTTTTCGATTTTACCCTTGTCTATATCAACACATGTAACCGTATTTCCCATTTCTGCAAAACAAGTTCCGGTTACAAGACCAACATATCCAGTGCCTACTATTGTTAATTTCATGCTTTTTTACATGTTTTTTTAGTGGAATACTTTCTTCTATAAATAGATTTACAAATATGCGACAAACCTATAAAAGGGTTTTAGGCTTCTAGATAAACTTTTCATAAAACAGATAAAGTGTAATTTCCCAAAATAAAATGGTGTATTTGTCTTTGATATTATCGACCATAATAACCTTTATACCATTGGATGAATTCATCCACCCCAACTTTTACAGGCGTAGATGGTTCATAATTGTAATCTTTTTTCAATCCCGTTACATCTGCCCAGGTCCGTTTAACATCTCCGGCTTGCATAGGCAGCATTTCTTTGGTTACTTTTTTATCAAGAGAGACTTCAATAGTCTCAATAAAATCCAATAACCTCACGGATTTACTGTTTCCGATATTGTATAGATGATAGGGCTCACTATCACTGTACGCATCGGTGTAATGGTCCTCTAAAATATGAATCACACCTTCCACAATATCATCGATGTAAGTAAAATCTCTTTCTAAATCCCCATTATTAAAAACCTTGATAGGCTCATCATTAATAATTGCCTTGGTGAACAAGAACATGGCCATATCGGGCCTGCCCCAAGGGCCATATACCGTAAAGAACCGCAAACCTGTTGTTCTTAAGCCATATAAGTGGCTATAAGTGTGCGCCATCAATTCATTGCTCTTTTTTGAAGCAGCATATAGACTAACAGGATGATCTACTGAATCTGAGATTGCAAAAGGAACTTTTTTGTTTAAACCATAAACACTGGAACTACTCGCATATACCAAATGCTCCACATTATAATGCCGACAACACTCCAAAATATTGAAAAAGCCTACGATGTTGCTTTCGATGTAAGCGGTTGGGTTTTTTATACTGTAGCGGACACCTGCTTGGGCGGCAAGATGGCATACAACATCAAACTTTTCCTTTTTGAAAAGTTGACCGAGATATTCTTTATCCTGAACATCCATGCGAACAAAACGAAAATTATCCAAAGATTCGCTACGGGTTATCTCTTTGAATTTTTTTGCACTATCTGAATTTATTCCCAATTGATTTAATCGGCCAAGCTTTAGATTAACATCATAGTAATCATTCAAATTGTCTAGCCCGAATACAGAATGTCCGTGTTCCATCAATTTCTTTGAAACATGAAAACCAATAAAGCCTGCAGCACCTGTTACCAAAATTTTCATACCACTTATTATGTATCAAATCTAAAGAATTATTAATTCCCGAGCGAAGCATAATTTGTGAAGGATGTTTATGAACGAAATCACTTGGTTTAAACATAACAAGAACAAGATATAAATACTTAATTATTAGATTTTTAAGACTACTTTTTTAAAAATTAAAAAAGCAACTTCACCTTAAATATCTTTCGGTTTTCATTGTCCACTACTTAAAATGCCACACATTTTCATTACCCAAAATCTGATTGAAAAATCATCATTAACAAGCACTTAATCGATTATTTTTTGCCTTTGGCGAATAGTATTCAAAAATAATCCGACAGCATGATTTTCCTCTTACTTTTACTAGGGAGAAATAAAATTCCTTCCTACTTATATCAACCCAAAACCGAAATGAAAACTGTAGTATTGAAGAAAATTTGGTTATCGCCACCACATATGGGTGGAAACGAGGAAACCTATGTAAAAGAAGCTTTTGATACTAATTGGATTGCTCCCTTGGGACCGAATGTCCAGCAATTTGAAAAATCCATACAAGACTTTGTGAAAAATGATGTCCATGCAGCTTGTCTGAGCTCGGGTACAAGTGCCATACATTTGGGCTTGGAGATTCTCGGAGTTGGTCAAGGAGATGAAGTAATATGTCAAAGCTTCACTTTTGCGGCATCGGCAAACCCAATAACCTATTTGGGAGCATCACCCATTTTTGTGGATAGTGAAGAGGAAACTTGGAACATATCACCGGTTCTCTTGGAAGAGGCCATCAAAGATAGAATGGACAAAGGAAAAAAACCAAAAGCCATTGTTGCAGTACATTTATATGGAATGCCATACAAGGTAGATGAGGTCCATGCCATAGCAAGAAAATATGAAATTCCAGTAATAGAGGATAGTGCAGAGGCTTTAGGTAGTTCTTACAGAGGATTTAATTGTGGTAGTTTTGGTGAAATAGGTATTTTATCTTTTAATGGAAACAAAATCATTACTACTTCGGGTGGTGGAGCTCTCCTTTGCAAAGATTTAAAAATAAAAGAGAAAGCAATTTTTTTGGCAACTCAGGCCAGAGATAATGCACCTCATTATCAGCATTCGCATATTGGATATAATTATAGGATGAGTAACGTACTGGCTGGCATTGGTCGCGGACAAATGGAAGTTCTTGAAAACAGGGTGAAGGCAAGACGCCAAAATTTTGAATTTTACAAAGAAAATCTATCAGCATTACCAGAATTGAATTAGTCAACGAACCAGCAGGTAGTTACTCCAATCGATGGTTAACCTGTATACTGACCCCTTCTTTTGATGTGCGGGAAAAAATAAGAATGGCTCTTGAAAGTGAGAATATTGAATCAAGACCATTATGGAAGCCAATGCACTTACAGCCGGTTTTCTGTGATAATGTTTCGTTTGAGAACGGAGTAAGTAAAGCTCTTTTTGAAAGAGGTCTATGCTTGCCCAGTGGTTCCAGTCTAGAGATTGAAGATTTGGAAAGAGTTTGTGGAATCATTAAAAACATATTCAAATGATCAAGGAATTCTTTTTTAGAACCGGTAGGCGTTACGCCTCAAAATGGACGGTACTTTTAATTGACCTTGGTATTGTTTCGTTTTCGTTTATATTGGCTTATTTTATAAGATTCAACCTGAGTTTTAATTTCGATGTACAGCGTTTATGGACTCAACTTCCTATAGTTGTTCTCTTGTTTTTAGTTGCTTTTTTAATCTCTGGGAGTTACAAGGGGGTTGTTAGGCATACAGGCATTAAAGATGTTTATGCCATTTTCAACGCAGTTTGTTTGGCCAGTATAGGGGCTATTGCCGTAGTATTGGCGAATCGATATATGCAATTGGTAGATGGGTTTACAATTCCACTTTCAATCATCATCATTAATAGTCTGTTGACCTTTATTGCCCTTTCTGCGTCCAGATATGTTTTTAAAATCGCTTTTGAAAGCTTAATGAACAGAGGAAGGACCCCATCAAAAAACCTCATCATCTATGGTGCTGGGGAGTCTGGGATTATTACATATAATACCTTGACCAATCATTCCAAAATGGGAGTTAAGGTCATTGGTTTTGTAGACAATAACCTTCAGAAGGTAGGTAAACAGATAAATGGGGTGAAAGTATTCGATAAATCTATTCTTACCGAAGACTTTGTAAAGTTCAATAACATTTCTGAAGTAATTTTTTCTATTCAGACCATCAATCCAAAACAGCTTAGGACGTTGGTCAATGAAATTGTTGACCTGCCCGTTAAAGTTAAAATCGTACCTCCTGTTGAGGATTGGATAAATGGGGAGCTAAAGGTGTCTCAGATCAAAAGAGTACAAATTGAAGATCTTCTAGATAGGCCACCGATTGAAATTAAGAATAGCAAAATTGAAAAAGATTTTGATGACAAGGTGATTATGGTTACCGGCGGGGCCGGATCTATTGGCAGTGAACTGGTACGTCAGATTTGCA is drawn from Flagellimonas sp. MMG031 and contains these coding sequences:
- the wecB gene encoding UDP-N-acetylglucosamine 2-epimerase (non-hydrolyzing), encoding MRKKNLIVFGTRPEAIKMAPLVKAFQNSDEFETKVCVTAQHREMLDQVLDFFEITPDFDLDLMKPGQNLYGLTAAIITNMQSVLESYKPDFVYVHGDTTTTMGSSIAGFYSGAKVCHVEAGLRTFNKWAPFPEEINRRVTGHVADFHFAPTTTSSQNLLNEGVDKKSISITGNTVIDALHESVKRVKTLDTKELSELKTKVSYDKKIILVTGHRRENHGQGFINICQALKEIAEKFDDVEIVYPVHLNPKVQKPVYELLGDMDNIKLIDPLAYPEFVWLMDKSHIVITDSGGVQEEAPSLGKPVLVMRDTTERPEAVEAGTVILVGTDKEKIVSHAVTLLTDKDQYKIMSKLHNPYGDGKACERIVEFMKNQE
- the wecC gene encoding UDP-N-acetyl-D-mannosamine dehydrogenase yields the protein MMGLGYIGLPTAALIAGNGTKVHGVDVNPRVVDTINRGEVHIVEPDLDVAVSKAVSEGFLKASLEPKQADTYLIVVPTPFKEKNEPDISYVEAATKAILPLLKEGDLYIIESTSPIGTTEKMRDLIFDQRPELTDKIHMAYCPERVLPGNVMYELVHNDRVIGGIDAESTEKAVAFYSAYVKGELHKTNARTAEMCKLVENSSRDVQIAFANELSLICDKADINVWELIKLANKHPRVNILQPGCGVGGHCIAVDPYFIVSDYPMESKIIGTAREINNYKSFWCAEKVQSEKLKFELEKGYKPKVALMGLAFKPNIDDLRESPAKYIVQKVLQNVNNEEYFIVEPNIDSHNIFKLTDYKTAFEHADIIVYLVAHNEFKELPKNTEKRILDFCGVLEAK
- a CDS encoding polysaccharide biosynthesis protein; its protein translation is MFKDKTLMITGGTGSFGNAVLDRFLQTDIGEIRIFSRDEKKQDDMRNRLKNPKIKFYIGDVRDFNSINHAMKGVDYVFHAAALKQVPSCEFFPIEAAKTNVFGTQNTIDAAVANGIKRIICLSTDKAAYPINAMGISKALMEKVAVAASRNIPGDATKVCLTRYGNVMASRGSVIPLFVNQIKGGNPITVTDPNMTRFLMSLEDAVDLVLFAFEHGNQGDLFVNKAPASTIGDLADAIKGIFNADNEVKVIGTRHGEKLYETLCTREEMQKAEDMGEFYRIPADNRDLNYSRYFSEGEKDISAIEDYHSHNTKHLNNDELKRTLLNLDFIKEQLNAE
- a CDS encoding NAD-dependent epimerase/dehydratase family protein translates to MEKHKIGITGQAGFIGNHLYTTLSLRQDVELVNFERSLFENIEMLSKFVSECDTIIHLAAMNRHEDPKVIYNTNLKLVDDLIAACEISKVTPHIIFSSSSQELKDNLYGQSKKEGKEKFMAWAAETGGKLSSLTIPNVFGPFGRPNYNSVVATFCHKVANNEKPTILNDGEVGLIYINDLVQVFIDTIFGDQSSKPLNNNSFEVEIEPNHYIKVSRILELLNGFKSNYMEKGVFPNLEDHFEKSLFNTFRCYIPESHYPVKYTKHTDPRGSFVEIARTRTSGQFSFSTTVPGITRGNHFHTRKAERFAVISGKARIQLRKIGTDEVINYDLDGKEPAYVDMPIWHTHNITNTGDEELITLFWINEPYDPEDADTYFENVE
- the wecB gene encoding UDP-N-acetylglucosamine 2-epimerase (non-hydrolyzing) translates to MKKLKVLTVVGTRPEIIRLACVLNALDANKAIEHTLVHTGQNYDYELNEIFFEDFGIRKPDYFLGAAGKNATETVGNILIKIDPLLEKIDPDAFLVLGDTNSCLCAIPAKKRKIPVFHMEAGNRCFDQRVPEETNRKIVDHVADINLTYSDIAREYLLREGLPPDRVIKTGSPMFEVLNQFKSKIEASTVLKDLGLEKEKYFVVSSHREENISNPKNFEGLIESLNQIAEKYDYPVIVSTHPRTRNMLDSKNVKTHKNIQFLKPLGFSDYNALQINSFAVLSDSGTISEESSILNFRALNIREAHERPEAMEEASVMMVGLNPERILQGLTALEVQERSPKRNFREVTDYTMPNLSEKVVRIIISYVDYINRVVWSK
- a CDS encoding glycosyltransferase family 4 protein, producing the protein MKKKVLFLALGYPNVAKSTILYTDLMQEFGEKGHDVLVVAPAYEKGNYGCRVEGNVKVLRVKTLPLFKVGAIKKGIANLLLPYQYKRAIKKNGNLDFDLVILPTPPITLFSVASWLKAKTKAKIYLILRDIFPQNAVDLKMMKEDGLFHRYFRKQELKLYQLADAIGCMSKANIAYVEEHNPTLDRSKLHLLPNWEKIPAPISKDGIEEVSSKLGVSDKFMAIFGGNLGKPQQLENIVQLAKSCEDIDDVFFLILGSGTESERVRELISKNNLTNIRLVDRVPKKEYVQILAATDVGLISLSEKFTIPNFPSKVLTYFGLKKPVLASLDLSTDFGQMLDETKSGLWSKAGDIDAFKKNLLWMYNNREKAMKMGQNGYDYMKNHLTPEKAYNTIMENT